Proteins from a genomic interval of Salinarchaeum sp. Harcht-Bsk1:
- a CDS encoding HTH domain-containing protein — translation MSTEPAPTDLTIACHVRPTLVLEPIDAKIETLRQCERDGTIDSLLLRSWPGEVAMLEDTPHPEVLDQYDRFTDWADRADVSIHPPFQTRETTSIASERTIDRLVTPTICLAVYDRDRLVGVFPHSDGETTYTVPEAIASLRTGELPEALLRRGGVAERTTPRPATAPPSGDLPSWNRPTMAAGESRPACPDCGDDLTNVQGILDCDGCEWIGADRTIPLVTGR, via the coding sequence ATGTCTACCGAGCCAGCCCCCACAGATCTCACGATTGCCTGTCACGTCCGTCCGACGCTCGTCCTCGAACCGATCGACGCGAAGATCGAGACGCTCCGCCAGTGTGAGCGCGACGGCACCATCGACTCCCTGCTCCTCCGGAGCTGGCCCGGCGAGGTGGCGATGCTCGAGGACACGCCACACCCCGAGGTCCTCGACCAGTACGACCGCTTCACCGACTGGGCCGATCGCGCCGACGTGAGCATCCACCCGCCGTTCCAGACCCGGGAGACGACCTCCATCGCGTCCGAGCGCACCATCGACCGCCTCGTCACGCCGACGATCTGTCTCGCCGTCTACGACCGCGACCGGCTGGTCGGCGTCTTCCCCCACAGCGACGGCGAGACGACCTACACCGTCCCGGAAGCCATCGCGTCGCTCCGGACCGGCGAACTCCCGGAAGCACTGCTCCGACGCGGCGGCGTCGCCGAGCGGACCACCCCGCGGCCGGCAACGGCGCCACCGAGCGGCGACCTGCCCTCGTGGAACCGCCCCACGATGGCTGCGGGCGAATCGCGACCCGCCTGCCCGGACTGTGGCGACGACCTGACGAACGTGCAGGGGATCCTCGATTGCGACGGCTGCGAGTGGATCGGTGCGGACCGAACCATCCCGCTCGTCACCGGGCGCTGA
- a CDS encoding AI-2E family transporter codes for MTDFEWLSENAVLLLLFVVFGLLSVALVFPFFQAILAAGLLAFLLVPVSDRLSRRLGPTAGALVTVFLLLLLVLVPVVLVLRIAIEQAVALAETASIPDDAFLETLLRDYLGVERDLSSFEQQLGEVARRAFSGLVGGLYGFLAGIPALLVNAFVFTFALFYFLRDGDRLVAWIRETLPLDAATTDHLVARTDDLLWSAVVGTIVVAGLQAVLTVLGFLVLGFDDLVFWGVVTFFLSLLPLIGASIVWIPATLLLAAEGRPTAALALGVYGAVIVSGSDNVVRPLAMQRGAGLNSGLLVLGIFGGVAVFGFMGLFVGPVVLGLTVTILELLLDEDAELTTT; via the coding sequence ATGACCGACTTCGAGTGGCTCTCCGAGAACGCCGTTCTCCTGCTCCTCTTCGTCGTCTTCGGCCTGCTGTCCGTGGCGCTCGTGTTCCCCTTCTTCCAGGCGATTCTCGCGGCGGGCCTGCTGGCGTTTCTCCTCGTGCCAGTCAGCGACCGGCTCTCTCGTCGGCTGGGGCCGACAGCGGGCGCGCTCGTGACGGTGTTCCTCCTGTTGCTCCTCGTGCTCGTGCCGGTCGTGCTGGTCCTGCGAATCGCCATCGAACAGGCGGTCGCGCTGGCGGAGACGGCGTCGATTCCGGACGACGCGTTCCTCGAGACCCTCCTCCGGGACTACCTCGGCGTCGAGCGCGACCTCTCGTCGTTTGAACAGCAACTGGGCGAGGTGGCACGGCGAGCCTTCTCCGGCCTCGTCGGTGGCCTGTACGGGTTTCTCGCCGGCATCCCGGCCCTCCTCGTCAACGCCTTCGTGTTCACCTTCGCGCTCTTTTACTTCCTCAGGGACGGCGACCGGCTCGTGGCGTGGATCCGCGAGACGCTGCCGCTGGACGCGGCGACGACCGACCACCTCGTCGCCCGCACCGACGACCTGCTCTGGTCGGCGGTCGTGGGAACCATCGTCGTCGCCGGTCTCCAGGCGGTGCTCACGGTCCTCGGCTTCCTGGTACTGGGGTTCGACGACCTCGTCTTCTGGGGCGTCGTGACCTTCTTCCTCTCCTTGCTCCCGTTGATCGGCGCCTCGATCGTCTGGATTCCGGCGACGCTCCTGCTCGCGGCGGAGGGCCGACCGACTGCCGCGCTCGCACTCGGCGTCTACGGCGCGGTGATCGTCAGCGGCTCGGACAACGTCGTCAGGCCGCTCGCGATGCAACGGGGCGCCGGCCTCAACTCCGGCCTGCTCGTGCTGGGCATCTTCGGCGGCGTCGCCGTCTTCGGCTTCATGGGCCTGTTCGTGGGCCCGGTCGTGCTGGGACTCACGGTGACGATTCTGGAACTCCTCCTCGATGAGGATGCAGAGCTAACCACCACCTGA
- the hmgA gene encoding hydroxymethylglutaryl-CoA reductase (NADPH): MTDPQDLADRVLDGELRLYELDDQADADAAATARRLVIEAETGADLEAVGEYAFPAGQAEPNIENMLGAAQVPMGVVGPLAVDGGAASAAATDAVDDPNGPPEHYLPLATTEGALVASVNRGASVITESGGADARVVENGMTRAPVFRVAGIAEAEQVVEWVDEHEADLREAAESTTSHGELTAVDPYVVGDSVFLRFVYDTKDAMGMNMATIATREAAGLVEDETPADLVALSGNLCSDKKPAAINAVEGRGRTVVADVTIPTELVEERLGTTPAAIEEANTRKNLIGSAKAGALGFNAHAANVVAAAYLATGQDAAQVVEGSNAITTIEDRGDELYASVSLASLEVGTVGGGTNLATQSEALEVLGFGGGGDPPGSNGDALAEVIAAGALAGELSLLAALASRHLSSAHEELGR; the protein is encoded by the coding sequence ATGACAGACCCCCAGGACCTCGCCGACCGCGTGCTCGACGGTGAGCTCCGACTCTACGAACTCGATGACCAGGCCGACGCCGACGCGGCCGCGACGGCCCGCCGGCTGGTGATCGAGGCCGAGACCGGCGCCGACCTCGAGGCCGTCGGCGAGTACGCCTTCCCGGCCGGGCAGGCCGAGCCGAACATCGAGAACATGCTCGGCGCAGCGCAGGTCCCGATGGGCGTCGTCGGGCCACTCGCGGTCGACGGCGGTGCCGCGAGCGCGGCGGCGACCGACGCCGTGGACGACCCGAACGGCCCACCGGAACACTACCTTCCGCTCGCGACGACGGAGGGCGCGCTGGTCGCCTCGGTCAATCGCGGCGCCAGCGTCATTACTGAGTCCGGCGGTGCAGACGCCCGCGTCGTTGAGAACGGAATGACGCGCGCACCGGTGTTCCGCGTCGCAGGGATCGCCGAGGCCGAGCAGGTCGTCGAGTGGGTCGACGAGCACGAAGCCGACCTGCGGGAGGCCGCCGAATCCACCACGAGCCACGGTGAACTCACCGCGGTCGACCCCTACGTCGTGGGCGACTCCGTCTTCCTGCGATTCGTCTACGACACCAAAGACGCGATGGGGATGAACATGGCGACGATCGCGACGCGCGAGGCCGCCGGACTCGTCGAGGACGAGACCCCGGCCGACCTCGTCGCGCTCTCGGGGAACCTCTGTTCGGACAAGAAGCCTGCCGCGATCAACGCAGTGGAGGGCCGTGGCCGCACGGTCGTCGCGGACGTGACCATCCCCACCGAACTCGTCGAGGAGCGCCTCGGCACGACGCCCGCCGCGATCGAGGAGGCGAACACCCGGAAGAACCTGATCGGCTCGGCGAAGGCCGGCGCGCTCGGGTTCAACGCCCACGCCGCGAACGTCGTCGCCGCGGCGTACCTCGCGACGGGCCAGGACGCCGCCCAGGTCGTCGAGGGCTCGAACGCGATCACGACGATCGAGGACCGCGGCGACGAACTCTACGCGAGCGTCTCGCTGGCGAGCCTCGAAGTCGGAACCGTCGGCGGTGGGACCAACCTCGCGACCCAGTCCGAGGCCCTCGAGGTGCTGGGCTTCGGCGGCGGTGGCGATCCGCCGGGATCGAACGGCGACGCCCTCGCCGAGGTCATCGCAGCGGGTGCGCTGGCGGGCGAACTCTCCCTGCTCGCCGCGCTGGCCTCGCGGCACCTCTCTTCTGCCCACGAGGAACTGGGCCGGTAG
- a CDS encoding GbsR/MarR family transcriptional regulator yields the protein MSEDDALAEPGPACEGGEDVDEAVANARNDVIAAMEQAATMYGLPRSAGRIYGLLYFAEEPLSLDVLAERSGYAKSTVSDVTNSLEEIYFARRVSGAGGGRKSYFEAERDIWYAMRQAMQDAGRREVELMRRTLSESERELEAALDAAERAADPERAATIADNLERVRDLQSLYRQFAVSLELFEQFPVERMLGILARFADDVDHEAFPESDDPSGDDHEETET from the coding sequence ATGAGCGAGGACGACGCGCTGGCGGAGCCGGGACCGGCCTGCGAGGGCGGCGAGGACGTCGACGAGGCGGTCGCGAACGCCCGCAACGACGTCATCGCCGCGATGGAACAGGCCGCCACGATGTACGGCCTCCCGCGAAGTGCGGGGCGGATCTACGGACTGCTCTACTTCGCGGAGGAGCCGCTCTCGCTGGACGTGCTCGCCGAGCGAAGCGGGTACGCGAAGTCGACGGTCAGCGACGTCACCAACAGCCTCGAGGAAATCTACTTCGCGCGCCGCGTGAGCGGTGCCGGCGGCGGCAGGAAGTCCTACTTCGAGGCCGAGCGAGACATCTGGTACGCGATGCGGCAGGCGATGCAGGACGCCGGCCGCCGGGAGGTGGAACTGATGCGCCGGACGCTGAGCGAGTCGGAACGCGAACTCGAAGCCGCTCTCGACGCCGCGGAGCGAGCCGCCGACCCCGAGCGCGCGGCAACGATCGCCGACAATCTCGAACGGGTGCGCGACCTCCAGTCGCTCTATCGGCAGTTCGCCGTCTCGCTGGAGCTCTTCGAGCAGTTCCCCGTCGAACGGATGCTCGGGATCCTCGCACGGTTCGCCGACGACGTTGACCACGAGGCGTTCCCCGAGTCAGACGATCCGTCGGGCGACGACCACGAGGAAACCGAAACGTAG
- a CDS encoding ABC transporter ATP-binding protein yields the protein MADGGSASDGGAASDNDDLAIRASGIDKAYDSWFPWEPTVEVLDDAAIEIERGELVGIVGENGSGKSTLMQILVGALAPDAGTVERGGTVGWCPQDPLLYDRLTVRETMRLFGEAYGLDEDRRRERVDWLTDRLDFAKYLDTRIDRLSGGNRQKVNLSVALLHDPDVLLLDEPYTGFDWETYLAFWELTDELAAAGTAIAIISHFVEDRDRFDAIYELRDGGLREDGRKDGREEAAEHADSAVPGSAGDAAQVDRSSEVTD from the coding sequence GTGGCCGACGGCGGATCGGCGTCTGACGGCGGAGCAGCGTCCGACAACGACGACCTCGCGATCCGAGCGAGTGGCATCGACAAGGCCTACGACTCCTGGTTCCCCTGGGAGCCCACCGTCGAGGTGCTCGACGACGCCGCGATCGAGATCGAGCGCGGTGAACTGGTCGGCATCGTCGGCGAGAACGGCTCCGGCAAGTCCACGCTGATGCAGATCCTCGTCGGCGCGCTCGCCCCCGACGCGGGGACCGTCGAACGGGGCGGCACCGTCGGCTGGTGTCCACAGGACCCGCTCCTGTACGACAGGCTGACGGTCCGGGAGACGATGCGCCTCTTCGGGGAAGCCTACGGACTCGACGAGGACCGACGGAGGGAGCGCGTCGACTGGCTCACCGACCGTCTCGACTTCGCGAAGTACCTCGACACCAGGATCGACCGACTGAGCGGCGGGAACCGCCAGAAAGTGAACCTCTCGGTGGCGCTGCTGCACGATCCGGACGTCCTCCTGCTGGACGAGCCCTACACCGGCTTCGACTGGGAGACGTACCTCGCGTTCTGGGAGCTGACGGACGAACTGGCGGCGGCGGGCACCGCAATCGCGATCATCAGTCACTTCGTCGAGGACCGGGACCGCTTCGACGCGATCTACGAACTCCGGGACGGTGGGCTCCGCGAGGACGGACGGAAGGACGGCCGGGAGGAGGCGGCCGAGCACGCCGACTCGGCAGTCCCGGGCAGTGCCGGCGACGCAGCACAGGTCGATCGGTCGTCGGAGGTGACGGACTGA
- a CDS encoding MFS transporter yields the protein MGRPSTFALRYYAYRVTSAAGFTAPIWYLYLYANGLSYFEVAVVNAVWWSGLLLFELPTGYVGDRIGRRESLLLGTGTVTVATLAMIPASTLPAFAVVFAVWAAGQTFRSGADDAWLYDGLDKDDSDATFLHLRSRGTALALVTTGATALVGGWLAEANIEYTFLAAAIVSALGLPILWTFPASRDPDDETLGTFEALPVLREELGRPGVRSFVLLIGLFTGVHWGVNFFVQPVSVDLGVSRTGLGVLYAGFTGLGALGSYRAEWIAERIGIDTWFRAIPVGLAALLVAVAFLPALAIPAFVAIRTAKSTATPLAADWLNDRIGSVGRATVLSAQGMVATALTVPFELGAGSVAELLGPLSTVALFGAVLGSLTVGILALGRPFARSVGTDSSCSENPADGGGIAGRSG from the coding sequence ATGGGCCGACCGTCCACGTTCGCGCTCCGCTACTACGCCTATCGCGTCACCTCGGCAGCGGGGTTTACCGCTCCGATCTGGTACCTCTACCTCTACGCCAACGGCCTGTCCTACTTCGAGGTGGCCGTCGTCAACGCCGTCTGGTGGAGCGGGCTGCTCCTCTTCGAACTCCCGACTGGCTACGTCGGCGATCGGATCGGCCGCCGAGAGAGCCTGCTACTTGGCACCGGGACCGTGACGGTCGCGACGCTCGCGATGATCCCCGCCAGCACACTCCCGGCCTTCGCCGTCGTTTTCGCGGTGTGGGCTGCCGGGCAGACGTTCCGGTCGGGCGCGGACGACGCCTGGCTCTACGACGGGCTCGACAAGGACGATTCGGACGCGACCTTCCTCCACCTACGGAGCCGCGGGACGGCCCTCGCGCTCGTGACGACCGGCGCGACCGCGCTGGTCGGCGGCTGGCTCGCCGAGGCGAACATCGAGTACACCTTCCTCGCGGCGGCGATCGTCTCGGCACTCGGATTGCCGATCCTCTGGACGTTCCCGGCGAGTCGCGATCCCGACGACGAGACGCTCGGGACGTTCGAGGCGCTGCCCGTCCTCCGCGAGGAACTCGGCCGGCCCGGCGTCCGGTCGTTCGTCCTGCTGATCGGCCTCTTCACGGGCGTCCACTGGGGCGTGAACTTCTTCGTCCAGCCGGTGTCGGTGGACCTCGGCGTCTCTAGAACCGGACTCGGCGTGCTCTACGCCGGCTTCACCGGACTCGGAGCGCTCGGGAGCTACCGGGCGGAGTGGATCGCGGAGCGAATCGGGATCGACACCTGGTTCCGGGCCATCCCGGTCGGTCTCGCGGCGTTGCTGGTCGCCGTCGCGTTCCTGCCCGCACTCGCGATTCCGGCCTTCGTCGCGATTCGAACGGCCAAGAGCACCGCCACGCCGCTGGCCGCCGACTGGCTCAACGACCGGATCGGCAGCGTGGGTCGTGCGACCGTGCTCTCGGCGCAGGGGATGGTCGCGACGGCGCTGACCGTACCCTTCGAACTGGGTGCGGGCAGCGTCGCCGAACTACTCGGCCCGCTCTCGACGGTCGCCCTGTTCGGCGCGGTGCTGGGCAGCTTGACGGTCGGGATTCTCGCACTCGGTCGGCCGTTCGCACGGTCCGTCGGGACGGATTCGTCGTGCAGTGAGAACCCAGCCGACGGCGGCGGCATCGCTGGGCGTTCGGGATAG
- a CDS encoding b(o/a)3-type cytochrome-c oxidase subunit 1, translating to MTYVDEFPTEAKIVRWHWGVAFIALGLGGAFGLIQALFRTGYFRDALPITAQEYYTVLTGHGVLLALVFTTFFICGMFVWALTRSFDRELHDARIVWTGFLSMLIGTVLATIAILNGFAPGLPFGSSDVLYTFYSPMKAHPAFYVGAALLIVGSWIVGADYFLTFREWRADNPGARIPLQAFMVLTTWIMWYLATLGVAVEVVFFLIPWSFGWIETVDPLLTRSLFWFFGHPVVYFWLLPGYVAWYTILPKLAGGRLLSDPLARVVFVLFVLLSTPVGFHHQYVDPGIAEGFKTIAMTNTMMLLLPSFLTAFTVVASMEYGARRNGGKGFLKWLRSLPWGDPAFAGMALAGLMFAAGGFSGMINAGMNINYLIHNTLWVPGHFHLTVGTAFALTAMATTYWLYPQLTGKRLQHRTLALIQPYLWFIGMTLMSNAMHRGGLAGLPRRTAEPLANASGADAFAPVFGTIAEIQFQIALGATLLTTSLALFLVVVTGTWLSRPREGALRVNGDLPEALSGPEDSPRVLDNLTLWAAIAVLLVLIAYGVPLWSMVADGLLSPGSAPVPT from the coding sequence ATGACCTACGTCGACGAGTTCCCGACCGAGGCGAAGATCGTCCGGTGGCACTGGGGCGTCGCGTTCATCGCGCTGGGACTCGGTGGCGCATTCGGGCTAATCCAGGCGCTGTTCCGGACCGGCTACTTCCGCGACGCGCTTCCGATCACCGCCCAGGAGTACTACACCGTCCTGACTGGCCACGGCGTCCTGCTCGCGCTCGTGTTCACGACCTTCTTCATCTGTGGCATGTTCGTGTGGGCGCTCACGCGGAGCTTCGACAGGGAGCTTCACGACGCCAGGATCGTCTGGACTGGCTTCCTCTCGATGCTGATCGGCACCGTCCTCGCGACGATCGCGATCCTCAACGGGTTCGCACCTGGCCTGCCCTTCGGATCTTCGGACGTGCTCTACACGTTCTACTCGCCGATGAAGGCGCACCCGGCGTTCTACGTCGGCGCAGCGCTGCTGATCGTCGGCTCCTGGATCGTCGGGGCCGACTACTTCCTCACGTTCCGGGAGTGGCGCGCGGACAATCCCGGCGCGCGCATCCCGCTGCAGGCCTTCATGGTCCTCACCACGTGGATCATGTGGTACCTCGCGACCCTCGGGGTCGCCGTCGAGGTCGTCTTCTTCCTGATCCCGTGGTCCTTCGGCTGGATCGAGACGGTCGATCCGCTGCTCACGCGATCGCTGTTCTGGTTCTTCGGCCACCCGGTCGTGTACTTCTGGCTGCTGCCCGGCTACGTCGCCTGGTACACGATCCTGCCGAAGCTCGCGGGCGGTCGGTTGCTCTCCGATCCGCTCGCCAGGGTCGTCTTCGTGCTCTTCGTCCTGCTGTCGACGCCGGTGGGCTTCCACCACCAGTACGTCGACCCCGGGATCGCTGAGGGGTTCAAGACGATCGCCATGACGAACACGATGATGTTGCTGTTACCGTCGTTCCTGACGGCGTTCACCGTCGTCGCGTCGATGGAGTACGGCGCGAGACGGAACGGCGGGAAGGGCTTCCTGAAGTGGCTCCGATCGCTCCCCTGGGGTGATCCGGCGTTCGCGGGGATGGCGCTGGCCGGCCTGATGTTCGCCGCCGGCGGGTTCTCCGGGATGATCAACGCCGGGATGAACATCAACTACCTCATCCACAACACGCTCTGGGTGCCTGGCCACTTCCACCTCACCGTGGGAACGGCGTTCGCGCTCACCGCGATGGCGACGACCTACTGGCTCTACCCGCAACTGACGGGCAAGCGCCTCCAGCACCGGACGCTCGCGCTGATCCAGCCGTACCTCTGGTTCATCGGCATGACGCTGATGTCGAACGCGATGCACCGCGGCGGTCTCGCGGGACTGCCGCGCCGGACCGCCGAGCCGCTGGCGAACGCGAGCGGCGCCGACGCGTTCGCCCCGGTCTTCGGTACCATCGCGGAGATCCAGTTCCAGATCGCGCTCGGCGCGACGTTGCTGACGACCTCGCTCGCGCTGTTCCTGGTGGTCGTCACCGGTACCTGGCTCTCCCGGCCGCGCGAGGGGGCGCTCCGGGTCAACGGCGACCTGCCCGAGGCGCTCTCCGGACCCGAGGACAGTCCACGGGTTCTCGACAACCTGACGCTCTGGGCGGCGATCGCCGTCCTGCTCGTCTTGATCGCCTACGGCGTCCCGCTGTGGAGCATGGTCGCCGACGGCCTGCTCTCACCCGGTTCCGCACCGGTCCCGACCTGA
- a CDS encoding cytochrome c oxidase subunit II, with product MEIHRFEKLWLVAALLLIVAFIGTIVYGALGAGVAMVDDSGGTVDPDDPTASDNFREPGVYTTEDGDVEVYVIARQFLFSPGSTEPIQVPADTEVTFYVTSGDVTHGFYLPGTNVNTMIIPGQVAEITVEFDETGDHHIVCHEYCGASHHTMRGTVEVVSQSNFDGNGVSGE from the coding sequence ATGGAGATTCATCGATTCGAGAAACTCTGGCTCGTCGCAGCACTACTACTGATCGTCGCGTTCATCGGTACGATCGTCTACGGCGCCCTCGGCGCCGGCGTCGCGATGGTCGACGACAGCGGCGGAACGGTCGATCCGGACGACCCGACCGCGTCTGACAACTTCCGCGAACCAGGCGTCTACACGACCGAGGACGGCGACGTCGAGGTGTACGTCATCGCGCGGCAGTTCCTCTTCAGTCCAGGCTCCACGGAGCCGATCCAGGTGCCAGCCGACACGGAGGTCACCTTCTACGTCACGAGCGGTGACGTCACGCACGGCTTCTACCTGCCAGGGACGAACGTCAACACTATGATTATTCCAGGACAGGTCGCCGAGATAACGGTCGAGTTCGACGAGACCGGCGACCACCACATCGTCTGTCACGAGTACTGTGGCGCCAGTCATCACACCATGCGGGGAACGGTCGAAGTCGTCTCGCAGTCGAACTTCGACGGTAACGGGGTGAGCGGCGAATGA
- a CDS encoding halocyanin domain-containing protein, with protein MSEDDRLDRSGRVVSVTDRAGQLSRRRVLQTAAGTAAAAAAGAAATGTAAAQDEDGGEGVPAEFGNWFTGDARGGEVQNYDGTTVDRTGESEITVTVGADGNGGTFAFDPPALRISPGTTVTFEWVSDTHNVIVESQPEGAGWEGHDPIEDTGFSFTHTFETEGTYTYFCEPHLSLGMKGGIVVGPAPAGSGGGEGVPAEYGNWFTSDARGGEVQNYDGTTADQTGQSEVSVTVGADGNGGTFAFDPPALRISPGTTVTFEWVSDTHNVIVESQPEGAGWEGHEPIEDTGFSFTHTFETEGTYTYFCEPHLSLGMKGAIVVGAAPAGNGGQPGATAGGGGPPFWVTGLAGGIVAALLAPILVSYYRYWDRDERGRGTEAGRAAGIPAGEPIPEAAEPEPVEEIGHDEYDPMGTAALIVVYALILLGMWVFMYFVEFLGKGPTVIG; from the coding sequence GTGTCCGAGGACGATCGTCTCGACCGATCGGGGCGGGTGGTCTCCGTGACGGATCGCGCGGGACAGCTATCCAGACGACGGGTCTTGCAGACCGCCGCCGGCACCGCGGCCGCAGCGGCGGCGGGCGCTGCCGCAACGGGAACCGCCGCTGCCCAGGACGAGGACGGCGGTGAGGGCGTCCCTGCGGAGTTCGGCAACTGGTTCACGGGCGACGCCCGCGGCGGTGAGGTCCAGAACTACGACGGAACGACCGTCGACCGGACCGGCGAGTCGGAGATCACCGTCACCGTCGGCGCGGACGGCAACGGTGGAACCTTCGCGTTCGACCCGCCGGCGCTCCGGATCTCGCCGGGGACGACGGTCACCTTCGAGTGGGTGTCGGACACCCACAACGTGATCGTGGAGTCCCAGCCGGAGGGCGCCGGCTGGGAGGGCCACGATCCGATCGAGGACACCGGGTTCTCCTTCACGCACACTTTCGAGACCGAGGGGACCTACACGTACTTCTGCGAACCCCACCTCTCGCTGGGGATGAAAGGGGGCATCGTCGTCGGACCGGCGCCCGCCGGTAGCGGCGGTGGCGAGGGCGTCCCGGCCGAGTACGGCAACTGGTTCACGAGCGACGCCCGCGGCGGCGAGGTCCAGAACTACGACGGGACCACGGCCGACCAGACCGGTCAGTCCGAGGTCTCCGTCACCGTCGGCGCGGACGGCAACGGCGGGACGTTCGCGTTCGACCCACCGGCGCTCCGGATCTCACCGGGGACGACGGTCACCTTCGAGTGGGTGTCGGACACCCACAACGTGATCGTGGAGTCCCAGCCGGAGGGCGCCGGCTGGGAGGGTCACGAACCGATCGAGGACACCGGGTTCTCCTTCACGCACACTTTCGAGACAGAGGGGACCTACACGTACTTCTGCGAACCCCACCTCTCGCTGGGGATGAAGGGTGCGATCGTCGTCGGAGCGGCGCCCGCTGGCAACGGCGGCCAGCCCGGTGCGACCGCTGGTGGTGGTGGCCCACCGTTCTGGGTGACTGGGCTCGCCGGCGGTATCGTCGCCGCGCTGCTCGCGCCGATCCTCGTGAGCTACTATCGCTACTGGGATCGAGACGAACGAGGCAGGGGTACCGAAGCCGGCAGGGCGGCAGGGATTCCCGCCGGCGAACCGATTCCCGAAGCGGCCGAGCCCGAACCGGTCGAGGAGATCGGTCACGACGAGTACGACCCGATGGGGACGGCGGCACTGATCGTCGTCTACGCGCTCATCCTGCTCGGGATGTGGGTGTTCATGTACTTCGTCGAGTTCCTGGGCAAGGGACCCACGGTGATCGGGTGA
- a CDS encoding cytochrome-ba3 oxidase subunit encodes MDLRYVAGVLLLAMVPMALYATGQTMVAAVSLVNIVIIYASLYVMFGPAESPHGHSTH; translated from the coding sequence ATGGATCTTCGATACGTCGCAGGCGTGCTCTTGCTCGCAATGGTACCGATGGCACTGTACGCAACCGGGCAGACGATGGTCGCTGCCGTCTCGCTCGTCAACATAGTGATCATCTACGCTAGCCTGTACGTCATGTTCGGCCCCGCGGAGAGCCCGCACGGGCATTCGACGCACTGA
- a CDS encoding sulfite exporter TauE/SafE family protein: protein MIPSDAGLVVFFLVGFFGGAHCLGMCGPLVTMYAERFESDGRGPTTSALRQHLLFNAGRTASYTVIGAFLGLLGGLLFDAGALVSAANGVRGVVGIFVGTFIVAAGIGYITRGQPRFTAGSIPGVGGLFATVSGSLHARIDDWAAGPGIVGLGAIHGLLPCPLLYPAFLYAAASGSPIHGGLALAALGLGTVPALFVYGTVLDTASPTVRGRLHRALGVVFVVAGTIPLAKGLGALGYAVPHVPLPMPPMMG, encoded by the coding sequence ATGATCCCCAGCGACGCCGGCCTCGTCGTGTTCTTCCTCGTCGGCTTCTTCGGAGGCGCGCACTGCCTCGGCATGTGTGGGCCGCTCGTGACGATGTACGCCGAGCGCTTCGAGAGCGACGGCAGAGGACCGACGACGAGCGCGCTCCGACAGCACCTCCTGTTCAACGCAGGACGGACGGCGAGTTACACCGTCATCGGTGCGTTCCTCGGACTCCTCGGGGGACTGCTCTTCGACGCAGGCGCGCTGGTCTCGGCCGCCAACGGCGTCCGCGGGGTGGTCGGCATCTTCGTCGGCACCTTCATCGTCGCGGCGGGCATCGGCTACATCACGCGTGGCCAGCCAAGGTTCACGGCAGGATCGATCCCCGGCGTCGGCGGCCTCTTCGCGACCGTCAGCGGCAGCCTCCACGCACGGATCGACGACTGGGCCGCCGGCCCGGGCATCGTCGGCCTCGGCGCGATCCACGGGCTCTTGCCCTGTCCGTTGCTCTACCCCGCTTTCCTCTACGCCGCGGCCTCGGGCTCGCCGATCCACGGCGGTCTCGCACTCGCCGCGCTCGGACTCGGGACCGTTCCTGCCCTGTTCGTCTACGGCACCGTTCTCGACACTGCCAGCCCGACCGTCCGGGGTCGACTGCACCGCGCCCTCGGCGTCGTCTTCGTCGTCGCGGGAACGATCCCGCTCGCGAAGGGACTCGGCGCGCTTGGGTACGCGGTTCCCCACGTTCCCCTCCCGATGCCGCCAATGATGGGGTGA